One region of Thermoplasma sp. Kam2015 genomic DNA includes:
- a CDS encoding pyruvoyl-dependent arginine decarboxylase, with translation MSGFVPTHIFFTRGVGRGETQLVSFEAALRDAGIAPYNLSSISSIFPPHAQMITREEGLKKLNPGQILFTVLARNTSNELNRMISAAIGYAIPRDRSKWGYLSEHHSFGETEKAAGSFAEKLAAEMLASTIGSSAQLAYDKQKEEYVLEDKILTTGSISSTAVVLEPGEWTTVVAAAVLIVE, from the coding sequence ATGTCAGGATTTGTGCCGACGCATATCTTCTTCACGAGAGGCGTGGGGAGGGGAGAAACACAGCTTGTATCATTCGAGGCAGCTCTTAGAGATGCAGGTATAGCTCCTTATAACCTGTCCAGCATCAGTTCCATTTTTCCACCACATGCACAGATGATAACCAGGGAAGAGGGACTGAAAAAATTGAATCCAGGTCAGATACTGTTCACAGTGCTGGCTAGAAACACATCTAACGAGCTGAACAGGATGATATCAGCTGCAATAGGATATGCGATACCTCGTGACAGGAGCAAATGGGGATATCTTAGCGAGCACCACAGTTTCGGAGAGACGGAGAAGGCGGCCGGATCATTTGCCGAGAAGCTTGCGGCCGAGATGCTTGCATCAACCATAGGATCGTCGGCACAGCTTGCCTATGATAAGCAGAAGGAGGAATACGTGCTGGAGGATAAGATACTCACGACCGGTTCAATATCATCCACTGCTGTTGTTCTCGAACCGGGTGAGTGGACCACCGTGGTGGCAGCCGCCGTTCTTATAGTGGAGTGA
- a CDS encoding Gfo/Idh/MocA family protein, whose translation MNILLIGGNGFGKVHAETYRRLGFDFSVYDRNDQVLNLYRKDYGIHGTYSDLTEALSSNSDIVDIVLPHHLHYEVAMKALEAGKHVLIEKPITGRIDEAIKLINQSKRRNLKFMVAEQFFFDPSFKRAMEAIENGKIGSIRTIIVRDQQRYDAPGWRSRRSEMMGGSLIDGGVHFLELFLDFGGEWKDISCHNYKGGTSLEGEDNTAALFTFRNGAYGIFYYSWSYQDPPRLPAYEVIGTDGSIYEMAGSSLMKPDEIRTVLNPPVLNGTMLNVEWKDVYESEIGGFIESVEKDIDVPYPPENALRNLDVVLEMYRR comes from the coding sequence ATGAATATACTTCTCATTGGAGGCAACGGATTTGGAAAGGTACATGCAGAAACCTACAGGCGTCTTGGCTTTGATTTTTCAGTATATGATAGAAATGATCAGGTTCTTAACTTGTACCGGAAGGACTATGGTATACATGGTACCTATTCTGACTTGACTGAGGCTCTCAGCAGCAACAGCGACATCGTGGACATAGTACTGCCTCACCATCTTCACTATGAAGTAGCCATGAAGGCGCTTGAAGCCGGAAAGCATGTTTTGATAGAGAAGCCAATAACGGGGAGGATAGATGAGGCCATCAAACTCATCAATCAGTCCAAAAGGAGGAATCTGAAATTCATGGTCGCGGAACAGTTCTTCTTCGATCCCTCGTTCAAGAGGGCTATGGAGGCCATCGAAAATGGTAAGATAGGATCTATACGCACCATCATCGTCAGGGATCAGCAGAGATACGATGCGCCGGGCTGGAGGAGCAGGAGAAGCGAGATGATGGGAGGATCTCTGATCGACGGAGGTGTCCATTTTCTTGAACTTTTCCTCGACTTCGGTGGAGAATGGAAGGATATTTCATGCCATAACTATAAAGGCGGAACCTCTCTGGAAGGCGAGGACAATACAGCTGCGCTTTTTACATTCAGGAACGGTGCATACGGCATTTTCTATTATTCATGGAGCTACCAGGATCCACCTAGACTTCCCGCGTATGAGGTCATAGGCACAGATGGATCTATATATGAGATGGCAGGATCAAGCCTCATGAAACCAGACGAGATCCGCACGGTGCTCAATCCTCCAGTTTTGAACGGCACGATGCTTAATGTAGAATGGAAGGACGTCTATGAATCCGAAATTGGTGGATTCATAGAAAGCGTGGAGAAGGATATCGATGTACCATATCCACCGGAAAATGCCCTCAGGAATCTTGATGTTGTTCTTGAAATGTACAGAAGATGA
- a CDS encoding thiamine pyrophosphate-binding protein: MKGYKIFGNVLRDLKLSPVLGNPGTTELPMLRDISNYVLTLHDGIAVGMADGIALWTRKPVLVNLHTDLGLGNAMAFLMTAARNHSPLIVTAGQQDQRHLAYEPLLSGNLTEMADNFAKYRTEVRKPDDIAYEIRKAYQIAEEPPRGPVFLSFPMDVMEAEGSYVYEDVARSTHNVMDEDDVIAVANAINDAKNPAVIFGSEIDEFDAFSEAMAFAEKLGCPVYSEPLGNRSSYPSDDPHYAGELYPAAALVDLDLMQYDLLLFIGSDLTLYPYTTDLILPGKRKIVIGLNNRRMIGETYRANPKIFLARILDLVHRKCNFRRSRDYMKLTDAVRDKKKMGQKYVSYRISKYFSDFTMMDEAISVSETLRHYFGYRPNGYFTARSGQIGWALPASLGIAMYNPKVVTVVGDGSLMYSIQALWTAKHYGIPLKLIVLENGGYNILRSYAMSYFPEISDAEYLRPEMDIESIVSSYDIDVRIADAELKELEWLRSGSDQKALIVKMDRSIPSMF; encoded by the coding sequence ATGAAGGGATACAAAATATTCGGGAATGTTCTCAGAGATTTGAAACTCTCACCGGTTCTGGGTAATCCTGGAACAACTGAACTACCCATGCTGAGAGACATCTCAAACTATGTGCTCACGCTTCATGACGGAATCGCGGTGGGCATGGCTGATGGGATCGCCCTTTGGACAAGGAAGCCTGTCCTCGTTAACCTGCACACAGATCTTGGATTGGGAAATGCCATGGCCTTTCTGATGACCGCAGCAAGGAACCACTCCCCCCTGATAGTCACGGCAGGACAGCAGGATCAGAGACATCTGGCCTACGAACCGCTTCTCTCCGGAAATCTGACGGAGATGGCCGATAACTTCGCAAAATACAGGACAGAGGTGAGAAAACCAGATGACATAGCCTATGAGATCAGAAAGGCGTATCAGATAGCTGAAGAGCCACCGAGGGGCCCTGTATTCCTTTCATTTCCCATGGACGTCATGGAGGCGGAAGGATCATACGTATACGAAGATGTCGCGAGATCGACTCACAATGTGATGGACGAAGACGATGTAATAGCGGTGGCAAACGCTATAAATGATGCCAAGAATCCTGCCGTGATCTTCGGATCGGAGATCGATGAATTCGATGCCTTCTCAGAAGCCATGGCCTTTGCGGAGAAACTTGGTTGTCCTGTCTATTCGGAGCCGTTGGGAAACAGATCGAGTTATCCCTCAGATGATCCGCATTACGCGGGAGAACTTTATCCTGCAGCAGCTCTTGTGGATCTGGACCTGATGCAGTACGATCTCCTTCTCTTTATAGGATCCGATCTCACGCTGTATCCTTATACTACGGATCTAATACTGCCCGGTAAGAGGAAGATAGTCATAGGCCTCAACAACAGACGAATGATAGGTGAAACGTATCGGGCGAATCCAAAGATATTCCTTGCGAGAATACTGGATCTTGTGCACAGAAAGTGCAATTTCAGACGTAGCAGGGACTATATGAAGCTCACGGACGCAGTCAGGGATAAAAAGAAGATGGGGCAGAAATACGTCTCATACAGGATATCGAAGTATTTCAGTGATTTTACCATGATGGATGAAGCAATATCTGTTTCAGAAACACTCAGACATTACTTCGGATACAGGCCAAACGGTTACTTCACTGCAAGGAGCGGACAAATAGGATGGGCGCTGCCTGCATCTCTCGGCATAGCGATGTACAATCCAAAAGTTGTAACTGTGGTTGGTGATGGGTCTCTCATGTACTCCATACAGGCGCTGTGGACGGCAAAGCATTACGGAATACCACTCAAACTAATAGTTCTGGAAAATGGCGGATACAATATTCTGAGGAGCTATGCCATGTCCTATTTTCCGGAGATCAGTGATGCTGAATATCTCAGGCCAGAGATGGATATAGAGAGCATCGTATCATCGTATGACATAGACGTGCGTATTGCCGATGCTGAGCTGAAGGAACTTGAGTGGCTGAGGTCAGGATCTGATCAGAAGGCTCTGATCGTGAAGATGGACAGATCCATCCCAAGCATGTTCTGA
- the leuS gene encoding leucine--tRNA ligase, with amino-acid sequence MDIETKWQNAWERDGIFVPKIDERKKFMITVPWPYTNGSLHVGHGRTYTLGDIIARYKRSRNYNVLFPMGFHQSGTPILAFSERIRVGDRATIDLYRSYLQEYGEKDVDSIIESFKDPKNIADYFSNAIINDFKRLGYSIDWSRRFTSADEFYQKFVQWQFRRLNDKGLIKQGKYPILYSLDDDNAVGEDDIKDGDTDKVTIEEYTAIFFHGRSFDLIAASLRPETIYGITNLWINPNAKYVKIRIAGREAVVSENCLTKLKFQRDDVDLLGEISTATIQKYTYETPTKKQVKVYQADFVDPDNGTGIVYSVPSHSVYDYVYYKKKRGHEFPVVIEAPIKMVDIEAKYDLNSDEGREEATRDLYRNEFYYGKLINSGSYTGMPVREAREAVKKDLIDDGNAFIFYETSRHAVTRSGSKVIVAVLPDQWFLDYSQTWLKDLGHSMINSMVMHPELYRSVMNDAIDWLRERPCARRRGLGTKLPFDDRWVIESLSDSTIYPAVYTNSLQLRDLYVKGDLNDEVMTRIFLEGSPLNDKEEEAKKQFSYWYPVDIRLTAIPHISNHLSFYVLNHAAIFPKEKWPAGLIISGLVVSNGAKISKSKGNVISLLEITKKYSADIYRLYVAVQADISSTMDWNETDLAGITRRFNEFKDLLSKFKADESDLNFYEAWFVARFAVRLKQFFESMDKYQIRDAYINIFYGVLNDLKYLASRGGDVNRAITPVLADWIRSLMPVIPHHAEEYWHMYVSDTYVSVDPFQENFMDRYERIVRKFAMTCDQMYNAMDYVERVLQDIKNIVQVTGMEPKSVEITVANDDVMRAAQEFLNNSVSGQSKKYMQYLVKRRKDIMIYGFDEYDVLQRNQVYISKEIGCPIRIQRGDVINGKIALPGKPVIYIS; translated from the coding sequence GTGGACATAGAGACGAAGTGGCAGAATGCCTGGGAAAGGGACGGAATATTTGTCCCGAAGATAGATGAACGGAAGAAGTTCATGATAACGGTACCGTGGCCATATACCAATGGATCGCTTCATGTTGGGCATGGCAGGACATATACGCTTGGAGACATCATAGCGAGATACAAGAGATCCAGAAATTATAATGTGCTGTTTCCCATGGGATTCCACCAGAGTGGTACGCCGATATTAGCCTTTTCAGAAAGGATAAGGGTAGGAGACAGGGCCACGATCGATCTCTACAGATCGTATCTTCAGGAATATGGAGAAAAGGATGTAGATTCTATAATCGAGAGTTTCAAGGATCCAAAAAATATCGCAGATTACTTTTCCAATGCCATAATAAACGATTTCAAGCGGCTCGGATACTCCATAGACTGGAGCAGGCGTTTCACATCCGCTGATGAATTCTATCAGAAGTTTGTGCAGTGGCAGTTCAGGAGACTGAACGACAAGGGTCTGATAAAGCAGGGAAAATATCCAATACTCTACAGCCTGGATGATGACAATGCGGTTGGCGAGGACGACATAAAGGACGGAGACACCGATAAGGTCACGATAGAGGAATATACCGCGATATTCTTTCACGGCAGATCCTTCGATCTGATCGCCGCCTCGTTAAGGCCAGAGACCATATACGGGATAACAAATCTGTGGATCAATCCGAACGCAAAATACGTTAAGATCCGTATAGCAGGTCGTGAGGCTGTCGTCTCCGAGAATTGTCTCACCAAGCTGAAATTCCAAAGGGATGATGTCGATCTGCTGGGAGAGATCAGTACAGCTACGATACAGAAGTACACCTATGAGACCCCAACAAAGAAGCAGGTCAAGGTGTATCAGGCCGATTTTGTGGATCCGGATAACGGGACTGGCATAGTGTACTCTGTCCCATCACATTCAGTATACGATTACGTTTATTACAAAAAGAAGAGGGGGCATGAATTCCCAGTCGTGATAGAAGCGCCCATCAAAATGGTGGATATAGAGGCCAAATACGATTTGAATTCAGATGAAGGGCGCGAGGAGGCAACGAGGGATCTCTACAGGAATGAGTTCTATTACGGCAAGCTGATCAACTCAGGGAGTTATACAGGTATGCCTGTCCGTGAGGCCCGAGAGGCGGTGAAAAAGGATCTCATAGATGATGGAAATGCGTTCATATTCTACGAGACGTCAAGGCATGCGGTGACTAGATCTGGATCGAAGGTCATCGTAGCGGTGCTTCCGGATCAGTGGTTTCTGGATTATTCCCAGACATGGCTCAAGGATCTAGGCCACAGCATGATAAATTCCATGGTGATGCATCCAGAATTATACAGGAGCGTCATGAACGACGCGATCGATTGGCTGCGTGAACGTCCCTGCGCCAGAAGAAGGGGACTCGGAACAAAACTGCCTTTCGATGACAGATGGGTGATCGAATCTCTCTCCGATTCGACCATATATCCAGCTGTTTACACAAACTCTCTGCAGCTTAGGGATCTATACGTCAAAGGCGACCTGAACGATGAGGTCATGACAAGAATATTTCTGGAAGGATCTCCGTTGAACGACAAAGAAGAAGAGGCCAAGAAGCAGTTCAGTTACTGGTATCCTGTAGATATAAGGCTCACGGCCATTCCGCACATATCCAATCACCTCTCTTTCTATGTTCTCAACCATGCCGCCATATTTCCTAAGGAAAAATGGCCCGCTGGACTCATAATATCTGGTCTTGTGGTTTCGAACGGCGCTAAGATCTCCAAGAGCAAGGGCAACGTCATATCGCTTCTGGAAATAACGAAAAAATATTCAGCCGATATATATAGGCTTTATGTGGCAGTCCAGGCGGATATATCGTCCACGATGGACTGGAATGAAACAGATCTGGCAGGCATAACCAGGAGATTCAATGAATTCAAGGATTTACTTTCAAAATTCAAGGCTGACGAATCTGATCTAAACTTCTATGAGGCATGGTTCGTAGCCAGGTTCGCAGTGAGGCTTAAGCAGTTCTTCGAGAGCATGGATAAATATCAGATAAGGGATGCATACATCAACATATTCTACGGGGTTCTGAACGATTTGAAATATCTTGCATCCAGAGGCGGAGATGTGAACAGAGCTATTACACCGGTACTCGCTGACTGGATCAGGTCTTTGATGCCTGTCATACCACATCATGCGGAGGAATACTGGCACATGTATGTCTCCGATACATACGTGTCCGTGGATCCGTTCCAAGAGAACTTCATGGACAGATACGAACGCATAGTCAGGAAATTCGCAATGACATGCGATCAGATGTATAATGCCATGGATTATGTTGAGAGGGTGCTGCAGGACATCAAAAATATAGTTCAGGTCACCGGCATGGAGCCAAAATCCGTTGAAATAACGGTTGCAAATGATGATGTCATGAGGGCTGCCCAGGAATTTCTCAACAATTCGGTTTCAGGGCAGTCCAAGAAATACATGCAGTATCTGGTGAAGCGCAGAAAGGACATAATGATCTACGGTTTCGATGAGTATGACGTCCTCCAGAGGAATCAGGTTTACATATCCAAGGAGATAGGCTGTCCCATAAGGATACAGAGGGGCGATGTCATAAACGGAAAAATTGCACTTCCCGGCAAACCGGTCATATATATTTCATGA
- a CDS encoding 2-hydroxyacid dehydrogenase, producing the protein MKILVVVPEFLPLDQIKAAVSTISSDLDVRNDTNFERSDAEILIVTTFTPVNAELLKKMPRLRFVQVASIGYDNVDLNAMKGNGIIVSNIPTASADSVAEHALSMVLSLLKDQRFLDSEIRSGRWPKITRSTDLMGKTFGIVGMGSIGRALASRLLPFKTAIIYYDIKRMSEAEEEEYGATYVDLNRLLSDADIVSVHVPLTETTRHLFNKSKFYLMKDGSIFINTSRGEVVVEKDLIEAIKKKGLRAGLDVFETEPPDPKSELLKLDNTILSPHIAGVTIESQMRFFKETIANVMRYMQGYEPNFRVA; encoded by the coding sequence ATGAAAATACTGGTAGTGGTACCGGAATTTCTTCCGTTGGATCAGATAAAAGCTGCCGTCTCAACGATATCCTCCGATCTTGATGTACGCAATGACACTAACTTCGAAAGAAGTGATGCAGAAATTCTCATCGTCACGACGTTCACCCCCGTAAACGCCGAACTTTTGAAAAAAATGCCAAGATTGAGATTCGTGCAGGTTGCGAGTATAGGATATGACAACGTAGATCTAAACGCCATGAAAGGAAACGGAATAATCGTTTCGAATATACCAACGGCTAGCGCTGACAGCGTTGCTGAGCATGCGCTCTCCATGGTACTGTCTCTGCTGAAGGATCAGAGATTTCTGGATTCGGAGATCCGGTCTGGCCGGTGGCCAAAGATAACGAGATCGACGGATCTTATGGGCAAGACGTTTGGCATCGTTGGAATGGGATCCATAGGCCGTGCGCTGGCATCCAGGCTTCTACCGTTCAAAACGGCCATCATCTATTATGATATTAAGAGGATGAGCGAGGCTGAGGAGGAGGAATACGGTGCAACGTATGTCGATCTGAATAGATTGCTTTCCGATGCAGATATCGTTTCCGTTCATGTGCCACTTACCGAAACAACGAGACATCTCTTCAACAAGAGCAAATTCTATCTTATGAAGGACGGATCAATATTCATAAATACTTCAAGAGGTGAGGTCGTTGTGGAGAAGGACCTCATTGAGGCTATAAAGAAGAAAGGCTTAAGGGCGGGTCTTGACGTTTTCGAGACGGAACCGCCTGATCCCAAATCAGAACTTCTGAAGCTTGACAACACCATACTCTCACCGCACATAGCTGGCGTGACCATTGAAAGTCAGATGCGTTTCTTCAAGGAAACCATCGCAAACGTCATGCGCTACATGCAGGGATATGAACCAAACTTCAGGGTGGCCTGA